In Peromyscus eremicus chromosome 2, PerEre_H2_v1, whole genome shotgun sequence, a single genomic region encodes these proteins:
- the Glipr2 gene encoding Golgi-associated plant pathogenesis-related protein 1 produces MGKSASKQFNNEVLKAHNEYRAQHGVPPLKLCKKLNQEAQQYSEALASTRILKHSPESSRGQCGENLAWASYDQTGKEVADRWYSEIKNYNFQQPGFTSGTGHFTAMVWKNTKKIGVGKASASDGSSFVVARYFPAGNVVNQGFFEENVPPPKK; encoded by the exons ATGGGCAAGTCAG cttCCAAACAGTTTAATAACGAGGTCCTGAAGGCCCACAACGAGTACCGGGCTCAGCACGGTGTCCCTCCACTGAAGCTTTGCAAGAAGCTCAACCAGGAAGCTCAGCA GTATTCAGAGGCCCTGGCCAGCACAAGAATCCTCAAGCACAGCCCAGAGTCCAGTCGTGGCCAGTGTGGAGAGAACCTTGCGTGGGCATCCTACGACCAGACAG GAAAGGAAGTGGCTGATCGGTGGTACAGTGAAATCAAGAACTACAACTTCCAGCAGCCTGGCTTCACCTCGGGGACCG GACACTTCACAGCCATGGTATGGAAGAATACAAAGAAGATAGGCGTGGGGAAAGCTTCTGCAAGTGATGGGTCCTCCTTTGTGGTGGCCAGGTACTTCCCAGCAGGGAATGTCGTCAACCAGGGCTTCTTCGAAGAAAACGTCCCACCTCCAAAGAAGTAA